Proteins encoded by one window of Rattus rattus isolate New Zealand chromosome 10, Rrattus_CSIRO_v1, whole genome shotgun sequence:
- the Dbi gene encoding acyl-CoA-binding protein yields the protein MSQADFDKAAEEVKRLKTQPTDEEMLFIYSHFKQATVGDVNTDRPGLLDLKGKAKWDSWNKLKGTSKENAMKTYVEKVEELKKKYGI from the exons ATGTCTCAG gCTGATTTCGACAAAGCCGCTGAGGAGGTGAAGCGTCTCAAGACTCAGCCAACTGATGAAGAGATGCTGTTCATCTACAGCCACTTCAAACAAGCTACTGTGGGCGATGTAAACACAG ATCGGCCGGGGCTGTTGGACCTCAAGGGCAAAGCCAAGTGGGACTCGTGGAACAAGCTGAAAG GAACTTCCAAGGAAAATGCCATGAAGACCTATGTGGAAAAGGTAGAAGAGCTAAAGAAGAAATATGGAATATAA